From the Euphorbia lathyris chromosome 6, ddEupLath1.1, whole genome shotgun sequence genome, one window contains:
- the LOC136233950 gene encoding 4-coumarate--CoA ligase-like 6 has product MQNLHETSKKTFPHWFSPQTGIYTSKHPIIPLPPDPFLDVVSFIFSHKHNGISALIDSSSGFSISHSDLFPLVKSMASGLHRIGIKQGDVVLLLLPNSIYFPILFLGVLYLGAIVTTMNPLSSVSEIHKQIIDCNPCIVFSVLENANKLQSLGIPVIYVPENSTLIKGKKEFEFYKLLYGDSDLGFKPVIRQEDTAAILYSSGTTGSSKGVVLTHRNFISMVEHFVRFEATQYEYSSSENVYLAVLPMFHVYGLSLFVLGMLSLGSSIVIMRRFDANDMVKVIDKYGITHFPVVPPILQALTKKVKDVGGISLKSLKQVSSGAAPLYAKTIQDFVETFPQVDFIQGYGMTESTAVGTRGFNTENLQKYSSIGLLAPNMEAKIVDWVTGRFLPPGSSGELWIRGPAVMKEYLNNSKATALTIDEDGWLHTGDIVYIDCDGYLYIVDRLKEVIKYKGFQIAPADLEAVLLCHPDIVDAAVTAATDKECGEIPVAFVVKRQGSTVTQEAIMHYVAKQVTPYKKVRKVMFVESIPKSAAGKILRRELRRSIASRL; this is encoded by the exons ATGCAGAATCTCCATGAAACCTCCAAAAAAACCTTCCCTCACTGGTTCTCCCCACAAACAGGAATCTACACCAGCAAACACCCAATAATTCCGCTCCCTCCTGACCCTTTTCTCGATGTTGTTTCCTTCATTTTCTCTCACAAACACAATGGCATTTCAGCTCTTATTGATTCTTCATCTGGATTTTCAATTTCTCATTCTGACCTCTTTCCTTTGGTCAAATCCATGGCTTCTGGTCTCCATAGGATTGGAATCAAACAAGGTGATGTCGTTTTGCTTTTGCTGCCTAACTCAATTTACTTTCCCATTCTTTTCTTGGGTGTTCTTTATTTGGGTGCAATTGTCACTACTATGAATCCCCTTAGTTCTGTATCAGAAATTCACAAGCAAATTATTGATTGCAATCCATGTATAGTTTTCTCTGTTTTGGAAAACGCTAACAAATTACAATCATTGGGGATTCCTGTCATTTATGTACCAGAAAATTCGACTTTGATAAAGGGGAAAAAGGAATTCGAATTTTATAAACTGCTTTATGGTGATTCTGATTTAGGGTTTAAGCCAGTAATTAGGCAAGAAGATACAGCAGCAATTTTGTATTCATCAGGGACTACTGGTTCTAGTAAAGGAGTAGTTCTTACACACAGGAATTTTATTTCTATGGTTGAACATTTTGTAAGATTTGAAGCCACACAGTATGAGTATTCAAGTTCAGAGAATGTGTATTTAGCTGTTTTGCCTATGTTTCATGTGTATGGTCTATCCCTTTTCGTGTTGGGAATGTTGTCGCTTGGATCGAGCATTGTTATAATGAGGAGATTTGATGCTAATGATATGGTAAAGGTTATTGATAAGTATGGAATAACTCATTTTCCGGTTGTTCCGCCGATTCTCCAAGCATTGACAAAGAAAGTAAAGGATGTTGGTGGAATTAGCTTGAAAAGTTTGAAGCAGGTTTCTAGTGGAGCTGCTCCTTTGTATGCCAAAACTATACAAGATTTTGTTGAAACTTTTCCTCAGGTTGATTTCATTCAG GGCTATGGCATGACGGAATCAACTGCTGTAGGAACCCGTGGCTTCAATACAGAAAACTTACAAAAATACTCTTCAATAGGCCTTTTAGCTCCAAATATGGAAGCTAAAATTGTGGACTGGGTCACAGGTCGTTTCTTGCCACCTGGTAGTAGCGGTGAGCTTTGGATTCGAGGACCCGCAGTTATGAAAG AATACTTGAACAATAGCAAGGCGACTGCATTAACTATTGATGAGGATGGTTGGCTTCATACCGGGGACATTGTGTATATCGACTGCGATGGATACTTGTATATAGTTGATCGTTTGAAAGAAGTAATAAAATACAAGGGCTTTCAG ATTGCTCCAGCTGATTTAGAAGCTGTATTACTTTGCCATCCGGATATAGTTGATGCGGCAGTAACAGC TGCCACTGACAAAGAATGCGGGGAGATACCTGTGGCGTTCGTGGTCAAGAGGCAGGGGAGTACGGTAACGCAAGAAGCTATAATGCACTATGTAGCTAAGCAG GTTACGCCATATAAGAAGGTGAGGAAGGTGATGTTCGTGGAATCGATACCAAAGTCAGCAGCAGGAAAGATCCTTCGGAGGGAGCTCCGACGTTCTATAGCTTCAAGACTGTAA